The genomic window GAGGAGGTCGCCGAGTGGAAGTCCCGCGACCCCATCGACCTGCTCGAGACCCGGGCCGTCGCCGACGGCACCGCGACCCGTGCGGAGCTGGACGACGTATGGCGGCGCACCCGCGACGAGATCGCCGAGGCCATCGCGTACGCCGAGGCGAGCCCGCTGCCCGACCCCGCCGACCTGCTGCTCAACGTCTACTCGGGATGACCGCCATGACCACCACCAAGACACCGACCGTCGCCACGCGCAAACTCACCTACGTCAAGGCCTTCAACGAGGGTCTCGCGCAGGCCATGCGCGAGGACGAGAACGTCTTTGTCGCCGGCGAGGACGTGGCCGGATACGGCGGCGTGTTCCGCATGTTCGACAACCTGCTCGACGAGTTCGGCCCCCGTCGCATGATCGACACCCCGATCTCCGAGGCCGCCCTGGTCGGCCTCGGCGTGGGAGCCGCCGCCCGGGGGCTGCGCCCCGTCGTCGACCTGATGTTCATGGACTTCATCGGCGTCTGCCTCGACCAGATCGTCAACCAGGCGGCGAAGATGAAGTACATGTTCGGCGGCGCGTTGTCCGTGCCGCTCACCATCACCACCGCCTCCGGCGCCGGCCTCGGTGCCGCCGCCCAGCACAGTCAGAGCCTGGAGGCCTGGCTGGCCCACGTGCCCGGCCTCAAGGTGGTCATGCCCAGCGACGCCTACACCGCCAAGGGCCTGACCGTCTCTGCCATCCGGGACGACAACCCGGTCGTCGTCATGCTCAACAAGGTCCTGCTCGGCAGCACCAGCGAGGTGCCCGAGGAGATCTACGGCATCCCGCTGGGCCAGGCGCACACCGCGCGGCAGGG from Streptomyces sp. DSM 40750 includes these protein-coding regions:
- a CDS encoding alpha-ketoacid dehydrogenase subunit beta, translated to MTTTKTPTVATRKLTYVKAFNEGLAQAMREDENVFVAGEDVAGYGGVFRMFDNLLDEFGPRRMIDTPISEAALVGLGVGAAARGLRPVVDLMFMDFIGVCLDQIVNQAAKMKYMFGGALSVPLTITTASGAGLGAAAQHSQSLEAWLAHVPGLKVVMPSDAYTAKGLTVSAIRDDNPVVVMLNKVLLGSTSEVPEEIYGIPLGQAHTARQGSDVTVIALGRMVGEALAAADELAAEGVEIEVIDPRTVQPLDTETMFASVRRTNRVLVVHEAVTFGGLGAEIAAQIQDAVFDYLDAPVLRIGAPFSPVPFSPVLEKAYVPDRARIAQGCRRLLERS